One window of Brachionichthys hirsutus isolate HB-005 chromosome 21, CSIRO-AGI_Bhir_v1, whole genome shotgun sequence genomic DNA carries:
- the cyp26a1 gene encoding cytochrome P450 26A1, producing MALSALLATFLCTIVLPSVMFLVAVRLWEVYMIRSRDPNCPRPLPPGSMGLPFIGETLQLVLQRRKFLRIKRQRYGYIYRTHLFGNPTVRVTGAENVRQILLGEHKLVSVQWPASVRAILGSDTLSNVHGAQHKTKKRAILRAFSREALEFYIPIIQEDVRAAVKEWLLKDSCVLVYVEMKRLMFRVAMRILLGFEPEQIETDEQQLLESFEEMIKNLFSLPIDVPFSGLYRGLKARNFIHSKIEENIKKKMQDLDEESKHRDALQQLIDSSRKNGEPFSMQAIKESATELLFGGHETTASTATSLIMFLGLNPEAVARVRQEIKDTGTDLQSLNMESLERLKYTSCVIKETLRINPPVPGGFRVALKTFELNGYQIPKGWNVIYSICDTHDVAEIFPNKEDFQPERFMTKPPADSRFQYIPFGGGSRMCVGKEFAMVLLKIFLVEVISKCHWTLLNGPPTMKTGPTVYPVDKLPTKFTSYAQN from the exons ATGGCTCTGAGCGCGCTGCTCGCCACCTTCCTGTGCACGATCGTGCTTCCCAGCgtgatgtttttggtggcggtgAGGCTGTGGGAGGTTTATATGATCCGCAGCAGAGACCCCAACTGCCCCCGGCCGTTGCCCCCCGGATCCATGGGCTTACCCTTCATAGGAGAAACGCTTCAGCTCGTCCTCCAG AGGAGAAAGTTCCTGCGGATAAAGCGGCAGCGGTACGGTTACATCTACCGCACGCACCTTTTTGGAAACCCCACGGTGCGCGTGACCGGAGCGGAAAACGTCAGGCAGATTCTGCTGGGAGAGCACAAGCTCGTGTCTGTTCAGTGGCCCGCTTCTGTGCGCGCTATCCTGGGCTCGGACACACTGTCTAACGTGCACGGAGCGCAGCACAAGACCAAGAAGAGG GCCATCCTGCGCGCTTTCTCCAGGGAGGCTCTGGAGTTCTATATCCCCATCATCCAGGAGGACGTCCGCGCTGCGGTGAAGGAATGGCTGCTCAAAGACTCCTGTGTGCTCGTCTACGTGGAGATGAAGCGGCTGATGTTCCGCGTCGCCATGAGGATCCTCCTGGGCTTCGAGCCGGAGCAGATCGAGACcgatgagcagcagctgctggaatcTTTTGAGGAAATGATCAAGAATCTATTCTCTCTCCCCATCGACGTGCCTTTCAGCGGACTTTACAGG GGTCTCAAAGCGAGGAACTTCATCCATTCCAAGATAGAAGAGAACATCAAGAAGAAGATGCAGGACTTGGACGAGGAATCCAAACACCGGGacgctctgcagcagctcatagACAGTAGCAGGAAGAACGGAGAACCTTTCAGCATGCAG GCCATTAAGGAATCTGCTACAGAGCTTTTGTTTGGGGGCCATGAAACCACAGCGAGCACAGCCACCTCTCTGATCATGTTCCTGGGCCTGAACCCCGAGGCGGTGGCTCGAGTCAGGCAGGAAATAAAGGACACg GGGACGGACCTCCAGAGTCTGAACATGGAGTCTTTGGAGCGACTGAAATACACCAGCTGCGTCATTAAAGAGACTTTGAGGATCAACCCCCCAGTTCCCGGAGGCTTCAGGGTGGCGCTCAAGACCTTTGAACTCAAT GGTTACCAAATTCCCAAAGGTTGGAATGTCATCTACAGCATCTGCGACACCCATGACGTGGCGGAGATCTTTCCCAATAAGGAAGACTTCCAGCCGGAGCGCTTCATGACCAAGCCTCCAGCTGACTCCCGGTTTCAGTACATCCCGTTCGGAGGGGGCTCCAGGATGTGTGTGGGGAAGGAGTTTGCCATGGTCCTGCTGAAGATCTTCCTTGTGGAAGTGATCTCAAAGTGTCATTGGACTCTTTTAAATGGGCCCCCCACCATGAAAACGGGACCTACGGTCTATCCTGTGGACAAACTGCCAACCAAGTTCACCAGCTATGCACAAAATTAA